A single genomic interval of Carettochelys insculpta isolate YL-2023 chromosome 28, ASM3395843v1, whole genome shotgun sequence harbors:
- the PSMC3IP gene encoding homologous-pairing protein 2 homolog yields the protein MSKARESPAAAGGAAAILLRYLQDQNRPHSAQDAFGNLQREHGLGKTAVVKALEQLAQQGKIKEKTYGKQKIYFPDQDQFPTVSDSELKALDNEISELSSKVQALQQSCRHMESELKDLNGSMTTPEMIKEIEELKKDCASYTEKLERIKSAANHVTPEEREKVYNERKLYCKEWRRRKRMATELLDAILEGYPKSKKQFFEEVGIETDEDYNVTLPVAV from the exons ATGAGTAAGGCCAGAgagagccccgccgcggccg gaggagctgccgcGATCCTGCTCCGCTACCTCCAGGACCAGAATCGGCCACACAGCGCCCAGGATGCCTTTGGGAACCTGCAGCGGGAACACGGGCTAGGCAAGACG GCTGTGGTGAAAGCACTGGAGCAGCTGGCTCAACAAGGGAAAATAAAAGAGAAGACTTACGGGAAACAAAAAATATACTTTCCAGACCAG GATCAGTTTCCCACAGTGAGTGACTCTGAGCTTAAAGCCTTGGACAATGAAATTTCAGAACTCTCTTCAAAAGTGCAAGCTCTTCAGCAGAGCTGCCGCCATATGGAATCAG AACTGAAGGATCTGAATGGCTCAATGACCACTCCAGAGATGATTAAAGAGATTGAAGAGTTAAAAAAAGATTGTGCCAGTTACACAGAGAAGCTGGAGCGAATTAAATCTGCAGCCAACCATGTGACtcctgaagagagagagaag gTTTACAACGAGAGAAAGCTGTACTGCAAagaatggaggaggaggaagagaatg GCGACTGAGCTACTTGATGCAATTCTGGAAGGCTACCCCAAAAGCAAGAAACAGTTCTTT GAGGAAGTTGGGATAGAGACGGATGAGGATTACAATGTCACTTTGCCAGTGGCTGTCTGA
- the RETREG3 gene encoding reticulophagy regulator 3 has translation MEAAGAGERERERRVRALSAALRARLGPYEPLLSALQAALVWERPGRSALGWVGAHGAFCFLALTSLRLVFLVAFGLIIIICLDQWKNKIWPEIKVARSDELDNESWGYVHPQLLSVPELCHHLAEGWVTGVTFLRNLFIFKKQNPGKFCLLVCGVFTFLAVLGRYIPGLLLSYLMLLFILLWPLAVYHRLGQRMYLKLEPALHRLDFSVRGYMMSKQRVKQLCPRVLNQERADAGSDSEEELAAFCPKLDDSVVAKELTISDSEHSDAEVSYTENGTFNLSRGQTPLTEGSEDLDGHSDPEESFARDLPDFPSINPEVTGIDDEDDTSIGIPSLAYRSQGMEVLRDQEGAGPELLPGALPSMHNLTNNLAGFVTRGMIQLALSGASEPGPTRSDNPQRGTKTYPRTSSSDLDTDAEGDDFELLDQSELIQLDPASSRGQ, from the exons ATGGAGGCGGCCGGCGCCGgcgagcgggagcgggagcggcgGGTGCGGGCGCTGAGCGCCGCCCTGCGGGCCCGGCTCGGGCCCTACGAACCGCTGCTGAGCGCGCTGCAGGCGGCGCTGGTGTGGGAGCGGCCGGGCCGCAGCGCCCTGGGCTGGGTGGGCGCGCACGGCGCCTTCTG CTTTTTGGCCCTGACGTCCCTTCGGCTGGTGTTCTTGGTGGCATTTGGCCTGATAATAATAATTTGTTTAGATCAATGGAAGAATAAAATCTGGCCTGAAATTAAAG tggcaaGATCTGATGAGCTGGACAACGAGAG CTGGGGCTACGTTCACCCTCAGCTGCTGAGCGTGCCGGAGCTGTGTCACCATTTAGCTGAAGGATGGGTTACCGGGGTCACCTTCTTACGGAACCTCttcattttcaaaaagcaaaatCCTGGCAAG TTTTGCCTTTTAGTATGTGGAGTCTTTACTTTCTTGGCTGTTCTGGGCCGGTACATTCCTGGGCTTTTGCTCTCGTACCTTATGC TGCTCTTCATCCTGCTATGGCCCCTTGCGGTGTACCACAGACTGGGGCAACGCATGTACCTGAAGCTGGAGCCAGCTCTGCATCGGCTGGATTTCAGCGTTCGCGGCTACATGATGTCAAAGCAGCGAGTGAAGCAAT TGTGTCCGCGCGTGCTGAACCAGGAGCGTGCTGATGCGGGGAGTGACAGCGAAGAAGAACTCGCTGCGTTCTGTCCCAAG CTGGATGATTCTGTCGTTGCCAAGGAACTGACTATCTCCGACTCTGAACACTCAGATGCTGAAGTTTCCTACACTGAGAATGGGACTTTTAATCTGTCAAGGGGACAGACTCCACTGACAGAGGGTTCTGAAG ATCTTGACGGTCACAGTGACCCTGAAGAATCTTTTGCCAGGGATCTCCCCGACTTCCCTTCCATAAATCCAGAGGTGACGGGAATAGACGATGAAGATGACACCAGCATTGGGATTCCCAGCCTTGCTTACCGCTCACAAGGCATGGAAGTTCTACGTGACCAAGAGGGAGCTGGCCCCGAGCTCCTACCCGGGGCGCTGCCCTCCATGCACAATCTTACAAATAACTTAGCTGGATTTGTCACCAGGGGCATGATACAATTAGCCTTGTCAGGAGCCTCTGAGCCAGGCCCCACCCGCAGTGACAATCCCCAGAGAGGCACCAAAACCTATCCTCGAACCTCCAGCTCCGACTTGGACACTGACGCAGAAGGGGATGACTTTGAACTGTTGGATCAGTCCGAGCTGATCCAATTGGATCCGGCTAGCTCCCGAGGCCAGTGA